In Listeria cossartiae subsp. cossartiae, the DNA window GCATTCGTCCGGGCGATATGATTGTTCCCGCTTTTGATTTTACCGTAATGAAAAACGAGAAATTCCTACTGGCAAAAGCATGGGATAACCGTATTGGCCTTGCGATTGCTATCGAAGTACTTAAAAACTTACAAAAAGAACAACATCCAAATATCGTTTATGGTGTGGGTACGGTTCAAGAAGAAGTTGGTTTACGTGGCGCGAAAACAGCCGCACATTTCGTACAACCTGATATCGGTTTTGCCGTTGATGTCGGCATCGCGGGAGATACTCCAGGCGTAACAGACAAAGAAGCAATGAGCAAAATGGGCGAAGGTCCACAAATCGTTATTTACGATGCATCCATGGTAGCACATGCTGGTCTTCGTGATTTTGTCACAGATGTAGCAGATGAACTATCCATTCCTTACCAATTTGAAGCGATCCCAATGGGCGGAACAGATTCTGGTTCGATTCATTTAACTGGAAACGGAATCCCATCTCTATCCATTACCATTGCAACACGCTACATTCATTCTCATTCCTCGATGCTACATCGCGATGATTTTGAAAATGCAGTAAAACTAATTACCGAAGTAGTCAAACGTTTAGATAAAGAAAAAGTAACAGAAATTCGCTTAGGTTGAGTTTCGAGAAAAGAGGACAACTTTTATGGAACAGATTCAATCAGTAAAAAACGACCGTGTCAAAACATGGAAAAAACTACAAACGAGAAAAGGCCGCGATAAAACCGGAACTTATTTGGTGGAAGGCTTTCATTTAGTAGAAGAAGCATTACGTCAAGATGGTTTAGTACTGGAGCTGCTTGTTTCAAGTGGTGTTTCTGTTCCGGAAGAGTGGTTAAAAGGCGATTATGATGTATTTGAAATTAGTACAGAAATCAGCCACTTAATTAGCGAAACAATGACGGAGCAAGGCGTTTTTGCAGTAGTCGCAACATCTGAACCAGATATGATGCTTTTATACGGGAAAAAATTACTGCTAGTAGATGCAGTTCAAGATCCAGGTAATGTAGGCACGTTAATTCGTACGGCTGATGCTGCTGGATATGATTGTGTCGTGCTTGGCAAGGGAAGTGCAGACCTTTATAATCCTAAAGTAATTCGTAGTACACAAGGTAGTCACTTTCATATTCCTGTTATTCAAGCAGATTTATTTGATTGGATTGCGAATTTAGAAGAAGAGGGCGTTCCAGTTATTGGCGCAGTTCTCGATGACCAAGCGAAATCATTAAACGACATGACAAAACGTGACACTTTAGCGTTAATGGTCGGAAATGAAGGTAATGGTATTTCTCCTGAATTACAAGATCGTCTTTCTGAAAAAGTATATATTCCAATATATGGAGACAGTGAATCATTGAATGTCGCAGTTGCGGCTGGAATTCTACTTTATGGCTTAAGAAAATAAAGAAAAAGTGGTGACTAAGTTATTTTGACTTAGCCACCACTTTTTTAGATTTCTTCTTGTTTTTCAATAGCTACTTCCCGAATAGCAACGCGTTTTAAATCGGCTACAACACTGTGCATATAATCAAACGCTGCACCCCAGTCAATGCCAGTAAAGAAGCCGTTCGAACTACCCGTCGAGATAATCGTTACTTCCGTTTCGCCGTGAAAATTATTAATATTGACGAAAAGTGCCGCCCGGTTAGAAGAGCGGAAATAATATTTTTCGCAAGCAAGTGTCGCTAATTCACCAAAATCAAACGTTCTAATTTCCGAAAAAACGATATTCGATCCTACTTGGCCTGCTTTGATTATTTCGAAGGTTTCAGAAACATCAGTTTTAACAATGTATCTAATGGATGGCATGATAGCCGCCTCCTTCATAAATCTATCTTAGTTATAGTGTAAGCCCAGAAGGATACTTTGGTCAATTAACTGCATACTTACTAAATATAAGCAACATAATATTTATTAGTTACTTTCTGATGATAGATATGGTACAATAACGTTAGAGGTGAGAATTATGACTGATGCACATACAGTATGTCCGAAGTTTGAATCGGCGTTCCAATTACTAGGTAAACGCTGGACTGGACTTATCATCAATGTCTTACTGACTGGTCCAAAAAGGTTTAAACAAGTTGCCGCTGAGATCCCACAAATGAGTGATCGGGTGCTTGCAGAACGTTTGAAGGAACTTGAGGAAATGGATATTTGCTTAAGACAAGTTTATCCAGAAACTCCTGTACGCATTGAATATGAACTAACCGAAAAAGGTAAAGCACTCCAAGAAGTAATGCTTGAAGTCCAGTGCTGGGCAGATAAATGGGTGGAAGTGCCTAATTAAAAAAGAAATAATCTCTCCTATTAAATCAGGGGAGATTATTTTTTAGCTTGAATCTTTCGTAGAACCATACTATAATAGAAACTATCTAAATAAGTAAAGACAATGAAAGAGCCAAGTAGCAAAGTGAGTCTGTATAGGGAGAAGTGGTCATAGACTGAAAGCCACTTTACAAACGAATTTGTGAACATTTCACCTCTGGAGTCGCCGCCGGGAAGCACGCAATGTGTGAAGGTGGTCCGGTTACTAAGCCGTTATCGAATTTTGAGTGGGAGCAATTTTTTGTTCTTATTAGGGTGGTACCGCGAGAAGTCTCGTCCCTTTGTGGATAGAGCTTTTTTATTTTGTCTAAAAAGAAGGAGTGAACGGTATGTTAGAACAGTTACAGACGCTGAAAAGTGAAGCAGAAACACAAATCAACGAAGCATCAGACTTAAAAACATTAAACGACTTACGGGTAAAATACCTTGGTAAAAAAGGCCCGATGACCGAAATCATGAAACAAATGGGGAAACTTTCCGCAGAAGAACGACCAAAAATGGGTTCACTTGCTAATGAAGTAAGAACCGCTCTAACAGAAGCGATTTCCAGCAAACAAGAAATTCTGGAAACAGCAGCAATCAATGAAAAATTAAAATCAGAAACAATCGATGTTACTTTACCTGGTACAGCGCCAAGCATTGGAACAAAACATTTACTGACACAAGTAATTGAAGAAATGGAAGATATGTTCATTGGGATGGGCTACGAAATCGCAGAAGGTCCAGAAGTAGAACTAGATTACTACAACTTCGAAGCGCTAAATTTACCGAAAGATCACCCAGCTCGTGATATGCAAGATAGCTTCTACATTACAGAAAACACGTTATTACGTACCCAAACATCTCCAGTACAAGCAAGAACAATGGAGAAACACGACTTCTCTAAAGGGCCAATCAAAGTTATTTGTCCAGGGAAAGTATACCGCCGTGATAATGACGACGCGACTCACTCGCACCAATTTACACAAATCGAAGGACTTGTCGTTGGTGAAAACATCACATTTGCTGATTTAAAAGGAACGCTAACAGTCCTTGCAAAAACAATGTTCGGTGAAGAACGTGAAATTCGTCTTCGTCCATCCTTCTTCCCGTTCACAGAACCATCCGTTGAAATGGATATCTCTTGTTTCAAATGTGGTGGTAAAGGTTGTCGCGTTTGTAAAGGAACAGGTTGGATTGAAATTTTAGGAAGCGGAATGGTACATCCAAATGTGCTTGAAATGTCCGGGATTGATTCCACGCGTTACAGCGGCTTTGCTTTTGGCTTAGGACCTGAACGTGTTGCGATGTTGAAATATGCGGTGGATGATATTCGCCACCTTTATACAAATGATTTACGCTTTACGAAGCAATTCCAAAGTACAGAAACGGGGGAAATCTAATGTTAGTTTCATATAATTGGGTTAAAGAATTTTTCCAAGAATTCCCGTTAACGGCGGAAGAACTAGGAGAAGCAATCACAAGAACAGGTATTGAAATCGAAGGCGTAGAAGAATTAAGCGCTAGTTTGAAAAATGTCGTAGTTGGTGAAGTATTATCATGCGAACGCCATCCCGATGCAGAAAAATTAAATAAATGTCTCGTTCAAACAGACGAAGCAGAACCAGTTCAAATTATCTGTGGAGCTCCAAACGTTGCCGCTGGTCAAAAAGTGATTGTTGCCAAAGTTGGTGCAAGACTTCCAGGTGGACTGAAAATCAAACGCGCTAAATTACGTGGCGAAGTTTCAGAAGGAATGATCTGCTCGCTTGCAGAACTTGGCTTTGAAAGTAAAGTTGTGCCAAAAGCATACGCAGAAGGTATTTACGTATTACCAGAACATGTGGAAGTCGGCGTAAGTGCAATCACATTACTTGGCTTGGATGATGCGATTTTGGATATGGCAATTACTCCAAACCGTGCCGACGCATTAAGCATGAACGGCGTAGCTCACGAGGTTGGCGCGATTATCCATCAAAAACCAGCCCAACCAACCCAGCCCGACGTATCTGAAAAAGGAAAAGCGGATGCATTTATTTCTGTAGAAGTAGAAAATCCAGCTGACACACCTTACTATGCAATTAAAATGATCGAAAACATCGAAATCAAAGAATCACCACTATGGCTACAAACAAAATTAATGAAAGCTGGCATCCGTCCTCATAATAATGTGGTCGATGTAACGAACTACATCAACTTATTATACGGCCAACCTTTACATTCATTTGACTACGATAAAATTGGCAGCAAAAAAATTGTCGTGCGTTCTGCAAAAGAACAAGAAGAAATTACGACACTTGATGGCGAGAAAAGAACGTTACAAGCGGGTCATACAGTCATTACGAACGGAACAGAACCAATTGCCATCGCGGGCGTTATGGGCGGCGAATTTTCCGAAGTAACCGAGAGCACAACAACCGTAGCGCTAGAAGGTGCGATTTTCAGTAGTTCCTCTATCGGTAAAGCATCACGCGAATTATACCTACGTACCGAAGCAAGTATTCGCTACGATAAAGGATCAGATGCTTGGAAAGTAGAGAAAGCACTTGCGCACGGCGGAGCACTTATTGCTGAACTTAGCGGCGGCACACTTGTGGGTGGCGTAGTTGAAGTAGACAACCGTGAAAAAGCAGTCAACAAAATCGAAACAAGTTTAACACGTATTAACCGTATTTTAGGGACAGCGATTACACTTGCGGAAATCGAAACTATTTTTGCTCGTTTAGGATTTGTGTTAGAAGTAAAAGGTGACACATTGCTTATCGAAGTACCAACGAGACGGTGGGATATTACGATTGAAGCGGATATTTTAGAAGAAGTAGCACGGATTTATGGTTACGATGAAATTCCGGTAACTCTTCCAGCAACAAGCACAACAGGTGGCTTATCAGACAGCCAAAAAGCTCGTCGTGTCATGCGCGCTTATTTAGAAGGAGCAGGGCTTAACCAAGCATTAACTTACTCTTTAACATCTAAAAAAGATGCAACTCGTCTAGCACTTTCTGATGAAAAAACAGTTGCATTATCGATGCCAATGAGCGAAGAACATAGCCATTTAAGAACAAGTATCGTTCCACAATTAATTCGTAGCGCAAGTTATAACATCGCTCGTAAAAATATGGACGTGGCACTTTACGAAATGGGAACCGTGTTCTACGCAACAGAAGGTGACAATTTACCAATCGAACAAGAGCATTTAGCTGGGCTGATTACTGGAAATTGGCATGTTGTAGATTGGCAAAAAACGCCAAAACCAGTAGACTTCTTCGTTTTAAAAGGAATTGTCGAAGGATTAGTAAACAAACTTGGCATTAAAGCCGAACTTCATTGGAAGCAAACCGAAAAAGAAGAGCTGCATCCAGGAAGAACAGCAAGCATCGTTTTAGAAGGACAAGAAATCGGTTATCTTGGCGCGCTTCATCCAGCAGTAGAAGCAAACTACGATTTAAAAGAAACGTATGTATTTGAAATCAATGTAGCAGCTTTACTTGATGCAACGAAAGAAAAAGTAGTTTATCAGCCAATTCCACGCTATCCAGAAATGACACGCGACTTGGCATTACTTGTCGATAAAGATACCGACCACGCGGCGATTTCTCAAGTAATCAAAGAGCACGGCGGAAACTTATTAGTTAATATCGAGCTATTTGATATTTTCGAAGGAGAAAGCCTTGGCGAAAATAAAAAATCGCTTGCATATACCTTAACTTTCTTAGACAGTGAAAGAACGCTCGTTGAAGAAGACGTCCAAAAAGCAACAAACAAAGTAGTAGAAGCATTACAAACAAAACTAAATGCGACTATCCGCTAAAGGAAAAAAACTAACTGGAAATTCTCCAGTTAGTTTTTTTATGTTACTTTCCTTTTTTAGTACTTCACCAACTTAAATAACACATGGTATACTAATGTCATATGACAGAGAAAAAAGGACGAGAAAAATGACCTACGTAGAAATGAAAGATGTCTCTAAATTTTATCAAATGGGAGAGAATGTTGTTACAGCTAATGACAAAATCAATTTTGGGATAAATAAAGGTGAATTTGTTGTTATCGTTGGACCTTCTGGAGCTGGTAAATCCACCGTGTTAAACATATTAGGCGGGATGGATAGTTCGAGTGAAGGGAAAATCATGGTTGATGGGCAAGATATTGCTCAATATAATGCAAAACAATTAACGAAATATCGCCGCACAGATGTCGGCTTTGTTTTTCAATTTTACAATTTAGTTCCTAATTTAACCGCGAAAGAAAATGTCGAGTTAGCGGCACAAATTGCTCCTAACGCACTAGACGCGGAAACCGTTTTGACACAAGTTGGATTAAGTCATCGATTAGATAATTTCCCAGCGCAGTTATCCGGTGGGGAACAACAGCGTGTTGCCATCGCCCGTGCATTAGCGAAAGCACCGAAGTTACTCTTATGCGATGAACCAACAGGCGCACTGGATTACGACACAGGGAAATCTGTCTTAAAATTATTACAAGAAACATGTGAAAAAACCGGAACGACCGTAATCGTCATTACACATAATACAGCAATTACACCTATTGCCGACAGAGTTATTGAAATTAACAATGCCAAAGTGCGCAGTATCAAAGAAAATCCAGAACCAATGTCCATTGATAATTTAGAATGGTAGAAAGGAGCAGCCTGTGAAACGTTCAGCATTATGGAAAGATATCTACCGTGAAATATGGCGTTCGAAAAGCCGATTTATTTCAATTTTCATGCTTATTATGCTTGGGGTTGCTTTTTTCTCTGGACTAAAAGCAACTGGGCCGGATATGCTTTTAACCGCCGACAATTATTTCAATAAGTATAATCTAGCCAATTTCAACGTACAATCGACTTATGGAATTGATCAAACTGACAAGCAAGCACTAGAAAAAGTGGACGGCGTGAAGCAAGTGGAACTCGGCTATACAGTGGACACCTTGATGCAAGACAAAAATATCGTTACTAAGTTATATTCTATGAAGGCGGATAATCAGCTTAATAAATATAAAGTAGTGACAGGTCGTTTGCCTGAAAAGTCTGGTGAAATTGCCTTGGATAACAATAAGCTTATCCATGAAAACGTCCAACTAGGCGATAAAGTAACTTTTGTCAAAAATGACGGAAATAAGCTGACGGGTACATTAAAAGAATCAACCTATAAAGTAGTTGGTTTCGTCCAGTCACCAGCCTACATCCAAAAGTCAGAACGCGGCGCAAGCACAGTCGGCAAAGGAAAAACCGAAGCATTCGGTGTTATCCAAGAGCAAGACTTTGCGCTACCAGAATATACTATCGCCAATTTAACGTTCACTAATTTAGCATCTGAGAAAGCTTTTAGTGATGCGTACCTATCTAATGAAGAAAAAGATAAAGATAACATCGAAACAGCCTTGAAAAATCAACCAGAAAAACGTTTAGAAAAAATAAAAGCAACCGAACAACAGAAAATAAACGATGCAACGAAAGAAATTAATCAAGGAAAAGCAGAACTACAAACGAACGAAGCGAAACTAGCGGACGCGAAAGCACAGTTAGATGTCGGCTTTTCCGAGTATGAAGCTGCGAAAAAAAGCTACGATGCTAAAATTAGCCAAGGGGAGGCAGAGATCCGCAGCGGAGAAGCAGAACTAGCTAGCGCGAAAAAACAATTAGATGCCGCCAAAACACAAATTAGTCAAGGCGAAGCAGCAATTAATCAAGCAGAAAAAGAATTGAAACAAGGACAAGCAGCATGGACAGATGCGAATAACTTTTTGAATAGAACCAATAGCTATTTGAAAAATACGAGAAGTGTCATAGAAAGATCTCAAGTGCATCGTTTATCAGCTGAAGAGATGGATAGGGATATCTTGCTTTACCCATTTGATTCTATTGCAAAAGGTTTGAAACTTACTGAGAAAGAACGAAATGGTTTTGATTCGGTACTGAGTCTATTTATATATGATTATGAAGCAGGATACGGTCATCTCAATAATGAATGGCGCGCTGAAATGGAATTTATGCTTAGTTGTATGCCTACTTTTGAAAATAAATACCAAGAAGCGCGAGTAGCTTTAGATGGAGAAAAGCAAAAGTTAGAACAAGCTCAACAAGCTTTAGCCGCTAAAAAACAAGCATTTCAAGGACCAAAAGCGACTTACGAAGCAGGCTTAGCAAAATACCAAGCCGGAACTAAAAAACTCGCTGTAGCAAAAACGCAACTAGCTGCCGGCAAAGAAACAGGCGAAACAGAACTACAAAACGCACTTGCCAAATTAAACGCCGGTCAAGCAGCATACGAAAAAAATCTAGCGTTATTCACAACTGAAAAACAAAAAGCAGAACCAAAACTAGCAAGTGCTGAAAAAGAAGTTAAAATCGGTCAAGAAAAATTAGATACGCTCGAACTTCCCAAGTATTATGTATTAGATCGTAATGATAATCCGGGTTATAGCGAATACAAAGAAAATGCCGACAGACTAACTTCTTTATCAACTGCATTCCCGATTTTCTTTTTCCTAATCGCTGCGCTCGTTTGTTTAACAACGATGACGCGTATGGTAGAAGAACAAAGAACACAGATAGGAACGTTAAAAGCATTTGGTTATTCTAATGGAAGCATTATTTTAAAATACCTCGTTTATGGTTCCATCGCAAGTGTGATTGGAAGTGTGCTCGGAATATTGATTGGCTTCCAGTTTTTCCCGAATATCATTTTTAACGCCTATAAATCGATGTATGAAATGCCGCCAGTTGATATTGGCTTCTACTGGAGCTATAGTTTGCTATCCTTATTTGTCGCTTTATTCTGCACCACATTTACAGCTTATGTAGCTTGTCGAGCAGAACTTCGGGCCAATGCCGCCACTTTAATGCGCCCGAAAGCACCAAAAATCGGAAAACGTATTTTCTTAGAACGGATACAATTTATTTGGAAACGAATGAATTTTACAAGTAAAGTAACCGCTAGAAATTTATTCCGCTATAAACAACGGATGTTAATGACCGTTCTTGGTGTAGCTGGATGTACAGCGTTAATTCTGACAGGCTTTGGTCTTCGTAATTCCATTAGTGATATCGCTAAAATGCAATATGGGCAAATTATGAAATACGATGCCGCTGTCTATCAAGATATGAGCGCACCACCGACAGCCAAAGAAACTTTTGATGAGCTAATGGATGATTCCAATATCAAAAGTAAACTGGCGATGTCACAAACGAATATCGACACGGTGAAAGCGGGGCAGTCCGCGCAAGCCACATCGATTATTGTGCCTAAGAATTTAAACGAGTTACCAAATTATATTGTTTTACGCGACCGCGCCAGTCATACGACAGAAAAACTTACAGACGATGGCGCAATCATCAGCGAAAAACTGGCCAAACTTTTCGATGTAAAACCAGGCGATACGATTACAGTTAAAAACGCTGAAAATGATAAATTCCAAATAAAAGTGAGTGCTATTACCGAAAATTACGCATTACACTATATTTACATGACACCAACGTATTATCAGCAAATTTTTAAAGAAAAACCAGTTTACAATTTAGATTTATTAATGTTAAAAGATACTTCTGAAAAAGTGGAAAGCGATTTTGCGGAGAAATTAACAGACAGTAAAGCTGTTCTCAATGTTACTTTTTCTAATAATGTGAGCTCGATGTTGACGGATACACTCGATAGTTTAAATATCGTTATCGTTGTGCTAATTACATCGGCCGCGCTACTCGCATTTGTCGTTCTATACAACCTAACCAATATCAATGTATCCGAACGTATTCGCGAACTTTCCACCATCAAAG includes these proteins:
- a CDS encoding M42 family metallopeptidase, which codes for MDEQLKMLKALTDAKGIPGNERAVRNVFREYIEPLADSFETDGLGSAVAKKVGNEDGPKIMIAGHLDEVGFMVTQIDDKGFIKFQTVGGWVSQVMLAQKVTIVTRSGEEITGVIGSKPPHVMTAAERQKSFDIKDMFIDVGAVDKAEVESYGIRPGDMIVPAFDFTVMKNEKFLLAKAWDNRIGLAIAIEVLKNLQKEQHPNIVYGVGTVQEEVGLRGAKTAAHFVQPDIGFAVDVGIAGDTPGVTDKEAMSKMGEGPQIVIYDASMVAHAGLRDFVTDVADELSIPYQFEAIPMGGTDSGSIHLTGNGIPSLSITIATRYIHSHSSMLHRDDFENAVKLITEVVKRLDKEKVTEIRLG
- a CDS encoding TrmH family RNA methyltransferase, with translation MEQIQSVKNDRVKTWKKLQTRKGRDKTGTYLVEGFHLVEEALRQDGLVLELLVSSGVSVPEEWLKGDYDVFEISTEISHLISETMTEQGVFAVVATSEPDMMLLYGKKLLLVDAVQDPGNVGTLIRTADAAGYDCVVLGKGSADLYNPKVIRSTQGSHFHIPVIQADLFDWIANLEEEGVPVIGAVLDDQAKSLNDMTKRDTLALMVGNEGNGISPELQDRLSEKVYIPIYGDSESLNVAVAAGILLYGLRK
- a CDS encoding DUF6054 family protein; its protein translation is MPSIRYIVKTDVSETFEIIKAGQVGSNIVFSEIRTFDFGELATLACEKYYFRSSNRAALFVNINNFHGETEVTIISTGSSNGFFTGIDWGAAFDYMHSVVADLKRVAIREVAIEKQEEI
- a CDS encoding winged helix-turn-helix transcriptional regulator, encoding MTDAHTVCPKFESAFQLLGKRWTGLIINVLLTGPKRFKQVAAEIPQMSDRVLAERLKELEEMDICLRQVYPETPVRIEYELTEKGKALQEVMLEVQCWADKWVEVPN
- the pheS gene encoding phenylalanine--tRNA ligase subunit alpha; amino-acid sequence: MLEQLQTLKSEAETQINEASDLKTLNDLRVKYLGKKGPMTEIMKQMGKLSAEERPKMGSLANEVRTALTEAISSKQEILETAAINEKLKSETIDVTLPGTAPSIGTKHLLTQVIEEMEDMFIGMGYEIAEGPEVELDYYNFEALNLPKDHPARDMQDSFYITENTLLRTQTSPVQARTMEKHDFSKGPIKVICPGKVYRRDNDDATHSHQFTQIEGLVVGENITFADLKGTLTVLAKTMFGEEREIRLRPSFFPFTEPSVEMDISCFKCGGKGCRVCKGTGWIEILGSGMVHPNVLEMSGIDSTRYSGFAFGLGPERVAMLKYAVDDIRHLYTNDLRFTKQFQSTETGEI
- the pheT gene encoding phenylalanine--tRNA ligase subunit beta, producing MLVSYNWVKEFFQEFPLTAEELGEAITRTGIEIEGVEELSASLKNVVVGEVLSCERHPDAEKLNKCLVQTDEAEPVQIICGAPNVAAGQKVIVAKVGARLPGGLKIKRAKLRGEVSEGMICSLAELGFESKVVPKAYAEGIYVLPEHVEVGVSAITLLGLDDAILDMAITPNRADALSMNGVAHEVGAIIHQKPAQPTQPDVSEKGKADAFISVEVENPADTPYYAIKMIENIEIKESPLWLQTKLMKAGIRPHNNVVDVTNYINLLYGQPLHSFDYDKIGSKKIVVRSAKEQEEITTLDGEKRTLQAGHTVITNGTEPIAIAGVMGGEFSEVTESTTTVALEGAIFSSSSIGKASRELYLRTEASIRYDKGSDAWKVEKALAHGGALIAELSGGTLVGGVVEVDNREKAVNKIETSLTRINRILGTAITLAEIETIFARLGFVLEVKGDTLLIEVPTRRWDITIEADILEEVARIYGYDEIPVTLPATSTTGGLSDSQKARRVMRAYLEGAGLNQALTYSLTSKKDATRLALSDEKTVALSMPMSEEHSHLRTSIVPQLIRSASYNIARKNMDVALYEMGTVFYATEGDNLPIEQEHLAGLITGNWHVVDWQKTPKPVDFFVLKGIVEGLVNKLGIKAELHWKQTEKEELHPGRTASIVLEGQEIGYLGALHPAVEANYDLKETYVFEINVAALLDATKEKVVYQPIPRYPEMTRDLALLVDKDTDHAAISQVIKEHGGNLLVNIELFDIFEGESLGENKKSLAYTLTFLDSERTLVEEDVQKATNKVVEALQTKLNATIR
- a CDS encoding ABC transporter ATP-binding protein, with the protein product MTYVEMKDVSKFYQMGENVVTANDKINFGINKGEFVVIVGPSGAGKSTVLNILGGMDSSSEGKIMVDGQDIAQYNAKQLTKYRRTDVGFVFQFYNLVPNLTAKENVELAAQIAPNALDAETVLTQVGLSHRLDNFPAQLSGGEQQRVAIARALAKAPKLLLCDEPTGALDYDTGKSVLKLLQETCEKTGTTVIVITHNTAITPIADRVIEINNAKVRSIKENPEPMSIDNLEW
- a CDS encoding FtsX-like permease family protein codes for the protein MKRSALWKDIYREIWRSKSRFISIFMLIMLGVAFFSGLKATGPDMLLTADNYFNKYNLANFNVQSTYGIDQTDKQALEKVDGVKQVELGYTVDTLMQDKNIVTKLYSMKADNQLNKYKVVTGRLPEKSGEIALDNNKLIHENVQLGDKVTFVKNDGNKLTGTLKESTYKVVGFVQSPAYIQKSERGASTVGKGKTEAFGVIQEQDFALPEYTIANLTFTNLASEKAFSDAYLSNEEKDKDNIETALKNQPEKRLEKIKATEQQKINDATKEINQGKAELQTNEAKLADAKAQLDVGFSEYEAAKKSYDAKISQGEAEIRSGEAELASAKKQLDAAKTQISQGEAAINQAEKELKQGQAAWTDANNFLNRTNSYLKNTRSVIERSQVHRLSAEEMDRDILLYPFDSIAKGLKLTEKERNGFDSVLSLFIYDYEAGYGHLNNEWRAEMEFMLSCMPTFENKYQEARVALDGEKQKLEQAQQALAAKKQAFQGPKATYEAGLAKYQAGTKKLAVAKTQLAAGKETGETELQNALAKLNAGQAAYEKNLALFTTEKQKAEPKLASAEKEVKIGQEKLDTLELPKYYVLDRNDNPGYSEYKENADRLTSLSTAFPIFFFLIAALVCLTTMTRMVEEQRTQIGTLKAFGYSNGSIILKYLVYGSIASVIGSVLGILIGFQFFPNIIFNAYKSMYEMPPVDIGFYWSYSLLSLFVALFCTTFTAYVACRAELRANAATLMRPKAPKIGKRIFLERIQFIWKRMNFTSKVTARNLFRYKQRMLMTVLGVAGCTALILTGFGLRNSISDIAKMQYGQIMKYDAAVYQDMSAPPTAKETFDELMDDSNIKSKLAMSQTNIDTVKAGQSAQATSIIVPKNLNELPNYIVLRDRASHTTEKLTDDGAIISEKLAKLFDVKPGDTITVKNAENDKFQIKVSAITENYALHYIYMTPTYYQQIFKEKPVYNLDLLMLKDTSEKVESDFAEKLTDSKAVLNVTFSNNVSSMLTDTLDSLNIVIVVLITSAALLAFVVLYNLTNINVSERIRELSTIKVLGFYPKEVTMYVYRENIILTLMGIVTGFVLGFFLHRFIITTAEVDQMMFSPAISWTSYLFSGILTLVFATVVMVVMHIKLKRIDMIEALKSVE